The genomic stretch TCAGACAGAAAAAGATTGGCATCTGTTTGTTCTTGACGATTGCTACCCATCAGATGAACCCGCCAAGTATTTTGCCAACCTAAAGGACAAGCGCATTACCTACTACCGCCATCCTAAAAACATTGGCATTACCAAAAATTTCAACTACGCTGTTAAAAAGGCTAAAGCACCCTACTGCATCCTGTTGGGATGTGACGATATTATGCTGCCAAACTATCTAGAGACAGCGCTTAAAAATATTGGTGAAGCCGATTTTTATCAACCTTCTGTCGATGTGATGGATGGCGACGGTACTGTCTATCTGCCTCTTGGCGATAGAATTAAGCGCTTTCTTCAACCTAAAAAATCGGGCATATATCAAGGAGAAAAACTCGCGGCCTCGTTAAGTCATGGTAACTGGCTTTATTTCCCTTCTATACTTTGGAAAACAGCCACCATTAAAAAATATGGTTTTAATGATCGCTATAAAATCGCCGAGGATGTCGTGTTAGAAATGGACATTATTAAAGACGGCGGCAGACTCTATTTTGATACAGCAACCACTTTTCAGTATCGTCGTTTTGCCAAGTCGCTATCTAGCGTTGAAAAGTCTAAAGGTGGCGTACGATTTGACGAAGAAGACGAGGTCTACGATCATCTTGCCAGCGAGTTCAAAAAACTCGGTTGGAACAAAGCCGCTCGCGCAGCTGCTTGGCGCGTCACTTCACGGCTCCATCGAGCACTAAACTAGTATTATTTAGCAAACTTCTTTGCGACTGCTATCTTATAAAGCTGCATAAACAGCACATTCGGTAACAAATTGTAGAGGCGCCAGTTAGTCGTAACGACTGCCTCAGGACGCTTGGCATTTTTCCATGGAGTTAGCTTAAGATATTTATTCCATAAATATCGCTGCGGATGGTCATTGCCTTCCTCCCATGGCTTGCCTTTAATACCAAACAGGGAATGAACCATTTTAGGACTATAGTACTCTTCCATAATCTGCTCGTAGCTATAAAAATAAGAAGGTTCAAGGTTATTGATTTTTAGTAGCCTTTTTAAATCATAGGCATAGTACGCACTTGAAAAATTATAAGTAACGCCAAGCAGTTTAATTTTGCCTTTAAACATGGTGTTGCAAAGATCTTGATCGGCAATAACATAGTCGCTCTTCTCTTGTAGGTGCTGTTTAATCTTGGCATCAATCGAGTCCTTAAGCCATTTCTTCTGGTTAATTAGCATGATACCGCAGTTATAGTAACCGTCATTCTCTTGCAGACCAATGGTTTTTTTATGGTCATTCAGTAGACAATCGTAACTAAGAGCCATAATATTATCTTCAAAATCAAGCTCAATAAGCTCATCCAGTGCGCCATTTATGATAGTGTGTCCGTTAATAAACAATATGCGGTCGGTTTTTAGCCTAACATCACCAAACGCCAAAAGCTTTAACCACGTAATATAAAATCCATGCCATGGTTTAACATTAAGCTCTTTAAATGTATCGTGGTATGGCTTGGAATCAATAAACTCTAGGGTTGCATTTTTATACGCGCTCACGAGTTTTGCTAGTTTATTACGGTTTACTTTGCTTATCTCGTAGTCACAGTAAAAAACATTAACCTCATCTAGATGTTTATTGTTTTCTAAAAGCGAAACAATAGAGATTCCGCTCACCA from Candidatus Chromulinivoraceae bacterium encodes the following:
- a CDS encoding glycosyltransferase family 2 protein, with the translated sequence MAKADILLTFWGDVELLKKAVESVVAQTEKDWHLFVLDDCYPSDEPAKYFANLKDKRITYYRHPKNIGITKNFNYAVKKAKAPYCILLGCDDIMLPNYLETALKNIGEADFYQPSVDVMDGDGTVYLPLGDRIKRFLQPKKSGIYQGEKLAASLSHGNWLYFPSILWKTATIKKYGFNDRYKIAEDVVLEMDIIKDGGRLYFDTATTFQYRRFAKSLSSVEKSKGGVRFDEEDEVYDHLASEFKKLGWNKAARAAAWRVTSRLHRALN
- a CDS encoding glycosyltransferase is translated as MTRKKILNVLYQSNDAYAMVSGISIVSLLENNKHLDEVNVFYCDYEISKVNRNKLAKLVSAYKNATLEFIDSKPYHDTFKELNVKPWHGFYITWLKLLAFGDVRLKTDRILFINGHTIINGALDELIELDFEDNIMALSYDCLLNDHKKTIGLQENDGYYNCGIMLINQKKWLKDSIDAKIKQHLQEKSDYVIADQDLCNTMFKGKIKLLGVTYNFSSAYYAYDLKRLLKINNLEPSYFYSYEQIMEEYYSPKMVHSLFGIKGKPWEEGNDHPQRYLWNKYLKLTPWKNAKRPEAVVTTNWRLYNLLPNVLFMQLYKIAVAKKFAK